A single region of the Glycine max cultivar Williams 82 chromosome 20, Glycine_max_v4.0, whole genome shotgun sequence genome encodes:
- the LOC121174368 gene encoding uncharacterized protein, with protein sequence MSLRGSRSRSSGKQGKTLIVPVLYVTLLSLSQTLVLPRLQKESPENSSRRNNVTIFRIQNKTTVLDPGVNNIDIDLRQHKVVVTGNVNSETLIRRLTKAGKHAELWPESKAKELTKLLLKRHPKTAMKQMKVRDHPIKNNKVMFNLNQMEHNKGKLKVIMEIDAVINLPTLAGQTKPNKIKETLKKPHVSEQSAQCNNTVLITGEDVDTDTVCSLLNS encoded by the exons ATGTCATTGCga GGAAGTAGAAGCAGAAGCTCTGGCAAGCAAGGTAAAACATTGATTGTTCCAGTGCTTTATGTTACGCTTCTGTCTCTCTCCCAGACCCTTGTGCTGCCAAGGCTGCAAAAGGAAAGTCCAGAAAATTCTTCAAGGCGTAATAACGTAACCATCTTCAGAATTCAGAACAAAACCACAGTCCTTGATCCAGGGGTTAACAACATAGACATTGATTTGAGGCAACACAAAGTGGTAGTAACGGGGAACGTTAACAGCGAGACGTTGATTAGGAGATTGACTAAAGCTGGGAAGCATGCGGAGTTATGGCCTGAATCAAAAGCCAAGGAATTAACGAAGCTGTTGCTAAAGAGACATCCAAAAACGGCAATGAAGCAAATGAAGGTGAGGGACCACCCAATAAAGAACAACAAAGTCATGTTCAACTTGAACCAAATGGAACACAATAAGGGTAAACTGAAGGTGATAATGGAAATTGATGCAGTGATTAATCTGCCAACACTTGCTGGccaaacaaaaccaaacaag ATAAAAGAGACCCTGAAGAAACCTCACGTGTCTGAACAAAGTGCACAATGTAACAACACGGTTTTAATAACAGGAGAAGACGTGGACACTGATACTGTCTGTAGCTTGTTGAACTCTTGA
- the LOC102659425 gene encoding protein RALF-like 33, whose protein sequence is MAKSSSLAITLICAATVLVAMSRWPTAVGGGDHHLGMGWVSSTCKGTIAECLGGEEYELDSEINRRILATNKYISYVALQRNTAPCSRRGASYYNCRPGAQANPYSRGCSAITRCRS, encoded by the coding sequence ATGGCCAAGTCATCTTCCTTAGCTATCACGTTGATCTGCGCCGCCACGGTATTGGTGGCGATGAGTCGGTGGCCGACAGCCGTGGGCGGCGGGGACCACCACTTGGGAATGGGATGGGTTTCCAGCACGTGCAAGGGGACCATTGCTGAGTGCCTGGGAGGGGAGGAGTACGAGTTGGATTCGGAGATCAACCGGCGCATCTTAGCCACCAACAAGTACATCAGCTACGTTGCGCTGCAGAGGAACACTGCTCCCTGCTCTCGCCGCGGCGCCTCCTACTACAATTGCCGACCCGGAGCACAGGCCAATCCTTACAGCCGTGGCTGCAGCGCCATTACGAGGTGCAGGAGctga
- the LOC100788486 gene encoding 26S proteasome regulatory subunit 6A homolog, translating into MASAMVEDANFEDDQLANMTTDDIVRASRLLDNEIRILKEELQRTNLELESYKDKIKENQEKIKLNKQLPYLVGNIVEILEMNPEDEAEEDGANIDLDSQRKGKCVVLKTSTRQTIFLPVVGLVDPDKLKPGDLVGVNKDSYLILDTLPSEYDSRVKAMEVDEKPTEDYNDIGGLEKQIQELVEAIVLPMTHKERFQKLGVRPPKGVLLYGPPGTGKTLMARACAAQTNATFLKLAGPQLVQMFIGDGAKLVRDAFQLAKEKSPCIIFIDEIDAIGTKRFDSEVSGDREVQRTMLELLNQLDGFSSDDRIKVIAATNRADILDPALMRSGRLDRKIEFPHPSEEARARILQIHSRKMNVHPDVNFEELARSTDDFNGAQLKAVCVEAGMLALRRDATEVNHEDFNEGIIQVQAKKKASLNYYA; encoded by the exons ATGGCGAGCGCGATGGTAGAGGACGCGAACTTCGAAGATGACCAACTAGCCAATATGACCACCGACGACATCGTCAGAGCTTCACGTCTTCTCGACAACGAGATTCGCATCCTCAAG GAAGAGTTGCAGAGGACCAATTTGGAATTGGAATCGTACAAGGACAAGATCAAGGAGAATCAGGAGAAGATTAAGCTCAATAAGCAGTTGCCCTACCTCGTTGGCAACATTGTTGAG ATATTGGAAATGAACCCGGAAGACGAAGCTGAAGAAGATGGTGCCAATATTGATCTTGACTCACAAAGGAAGGGAAAGTGTGTTGTGCTAAAGACTTCTACTCGACAG ACAATCTTTCTACCTGTTGTTGGGCTTGTTGACCCTGACAAGTTAAAACCCGGTGATCTGGTTGGTGTTAACAAGGATAGTTACTTAATCTTGGATACCCTGCCTTCCGAGTATGATTCTAGAGTTAAGGCCATGGAAGTTGATGAAAAGCCAACAGAGGATTACAATGACATTGGCGGATTAGAGAAGCAG ATTCAAGAATTAGTTGAAGCCATTGTTTTGCCCATGACCCACAAGGAGCGGTTCCAAAAGTTAGGAGTTCGTCCTCCCAAGGGAGTGCTGTTGTATGGACCTCCAGGGACTGGGAAAACATTGATGGCTCGTGCCTGTGCAGCACAGACAAATGCCACTTTTCTGAAATTGGCTGGCCCTCAACTGGTCCAG ATGTTCATTGGAGATGGAGCAAAACTTGTTCGTGACGCCTTTCAACTAGCAAAAGAAAAGTCACCATGCATTATTTTTATAGATGAAATTGATGCAATTGGAACCAAGCGTTTTGATAG TGAAGTAAGTGGAGACAGAGAGGTCCAACGGACAATGTTAGAATTGCTTAATCAGCTTGATGGTTTTAGCAGTGATGACCGGATTAAG GTGATAGCAGCAACAAACCGTGCAGATATTCTTGACCCTGCCCTTATGCGTTCTGGTCGATTAGATCGTAAAATTGAGTTTCCACACCCAAGTGAAGAAGCAAGAGCTCGAATTCTACAG ATCCATTCGAGGAAGATGAATGTTCACCCAGATGTCAACTTTGAAGAACTTGCTCGGTCCACAGATGATTTCAATGGAGCTCAACTGAAGGCTGTTTGTGTTGAGGCTGGCATGTTGGCTCTACGCCGTGATGCAACTGAG GTGAACCATGAGGACTTTAATGAAGGTATTATTCAAGTCCAAGCAAAGAAGAAAGCAAGCCTCAATTATTATGCATAG
- the LOC102670407 gene encoding translationally-controlled tumor protein homolog has product MNVSLPFHVTPLSTTNPTELKIRAITKWVVQGALNVDIGANPSAEGGDEDEGVGDQAVKVVDIVDTFRLQEQPSFDKKQFIAYMKRYIKLLTAKLEGEKQELFKKHIEGATKSLISKLKDLQFYVLHLFFGYILVLWGRACTMMEALSLLTTGKVLLIQLLSTLPMDGRKSSAEHMQCRPRSYLI; this is encoded by the exons ATGAATGTTAGTTTGCCTTTTCATGTAACTCCATTATCCACCACCAACCCTACTGAACTGAAAATAAGAGCCATCACAAaa TGGGTTGTTCAAGGAGCACTCAATGTAGACATTGGTGCTAACCCTTCTGCAGAAGGTGGGGACGAGGATGAGGGAGTTGGTGATCAAGCTGTCAAAGTCGTTGATATTGTTGACACTTTTAGGCTTCAG gaACAACCATCCTTTGATAAGAAGCAATTTATTGCTTATATGAAGAGATATATTAAGTTGCTGACGGCCAAATTAGAGGGAGAGAAGCAAGAGTTGTTCAAGAAGCACATTGAGGGAGCAACTAAGTCCCTCATATCAAAGCTGAAAGACCTCCAATTTTATGTGCTTCATCTTTTCTTTGGTTATATATTGG TTTTGTGGGGGAGAGCATGCACGATGATGGAAGCCTTGTCTTTGCTTACTACAGGGAAGGTGTTACTGATCCAACTTTTATCTACTTTGCCTATGGATGGAAGGAAATCAAGTGCTGAGCACATGCAATGCAGGCCCCGTAGTTATCTTATCTGA